Proteins encoded together in one Camelina sativa cultivar DH55 chromosome 9, Cs, whole genome shotgun sequence window:
- the LOC104714599 gene encoding 3-oxoacyl-[acyl-carrier-protein] synthase III, chloroplastic, protein MANASGFFTSPSIPNLRSRINVPIGVSRSGFCVSTRFSKRVLCSTLSSIDKDASSSPSQYQRPRLVPSGCKLIGCGSAVPSLLISNDDLAKIVDTNDEWIATRTGIRNRRVVSGKDSLVGLAVEAATKALEMAEVVPEDIDLVLMCTSTPDDLFGAAPQIQKALGCTKNPLAYDITAACSGFVLGLVSAACHIRGGGFKNVLVIGADSLSRFVDWTDRGTCILFGDAAGAVVVQACDIEDDGLFSFDVHSDGDGRRHLNASVKESQTDGESSSNGSVFGDFPPKQSSYSCIQMNGKEVFRFAVKCVPQSIESALQKAGLPASAIDWLLLHQANQRIIDSVATRLHFPPERVISNLANYGNTSAASIPLALDEAVRSGKVKPGHTIATSGFGAGLTWGSAIVRWR, encoded by the exons ATGGCGAATGCATCTGGGTTCTTCACTTCTCCTTCGATTCCTAACCTACGAAGCAGAATCAATGTTCCGATTGGAGTTTCTCGATCTGGGTTTTGCGTTTCCACTCGATTCTCTAAAAGGGTTTTGTGCTCTACCCTCAGCTCCATCGATAAGGATGcttcttcgtctccttctcAATATCAACGTCCCAG GTTAGTGCCGAGTGGCTGCAAGTTGATTGGATGTGGATCAGCGGTTCCAAGTCTTTTGATTTCTAATGATGATCTTGCGAAAATAGTCGATACTAATGATGAATGGATAGCTACTCGTACTGGTATTCGCAACCGTCGAGTTGTATCAG GCAAAGATAGCTTGGTTGGCTTAGCAGTAGAAGCAGCAACCAAAGCTCTTGAAATGGCTGAGGTTGTTCCTGAAGATATTGACTTAGTCTTGATGTGCACTTCTACTCCTGATGATCTATTTGGTGCTGCTCCACAG ATTCAAAAGGCACTTGGTTGCACAAAGAACCCATTGGCGTACGATATCACAGCTGCTTGTAGTGGATTTGTTTTGGGGCTAGTTTCAGCTGCTTGTCATATAAGGG GGGGAGGTTTTAAGAATGTTTTAGTGATTGGAGCTGATTCTTTATCTCGGTTTGTTGATTGGACGGATAGAGGGACCTGCATTCTATTTGGGGACGCTGCTGGTGCTGTGGTTGTTCAG GCTTGTGATATTGAAGATGATGGTTTGTTCAGTTTTGATGTGCACAGCGATGGGGACGGTCGAAG GCATTTGAATGCCTCTGTTAAAGAATCCCAAACTGATGGTGAATCAAGCTCCAATGGCTCGGTGTTTGGAGACTTTCCACCAAAACAATCTTCATATTCTTGTATTCAGATGAATGGAAAAGAGGTGTTTCGCTTTGCTGTCAAATGTGTTCCTCAATCTATTGAGTCTGCTCTGCAAAAAGCTGGTCTTCCTGCTTCTGCCATCGACTGGCTCCTCCTCCATCAG GCGAACCAGAGAATAATAGACTCTGTGGCTACAAGGCTTCATTTTCCACCAGAGCGAGTCATATCGAATTTGGCTAATTACGGTAACACGAGCGCTGCTTCGATTCCTCTAGCTCTTGATGAGGCAGTGAGAAGCGGAAAAGTCAAACCAGGACATACCATAGCCACATCCGGTTTTGGAGCCGGTTTAACGTGGGGATCAGCAATTGTCCGATGGAGATGA
- the LOC104714600 gene encoding probable disease resistance protein At1g63360, with translation MGLPFSTPSFDPCVNEVSEWLETSVRYILNLEKNLVDLERTMEDLKAKRDDMSRRLTIEEGRGLQRLAEFEVWLNRVVIVEKEVSDILYDRDVQLQRMCLFGFCSMSLLSSHRYGKSVFLTLGKVEELKNKEFDVIAAQAQTPAVEEQPLEPIIVGQETMLDKAWKHLMEDRVAVMGMYGMGGVGKTTLLKQINNKLSNDIRGFDYVIWVVVSKDSQMEKIQEEIAKNVGLNGEEWKQMDKSEKTNRLFNFLRKKSFVLFLDDIWEKVDLAEIGVPDPRTQKGCKLAFTTRSQDVCARMGVGKPMEVQCLADNEAFDLFQKKVGQTTLGSDPGIPELAREVAKKCCGLPLALKIIGETMSSKTKVQEWRHAIHVLNSYAAEFFGMDDKILPLLKYSYDSLKGEQVKSCLLYCALYPEDDEIVKDELIEQLICENIIDGSEGIERAEDKGYEIIGSLARASLLMEWDDHLGRGVVRMHDVVREMALWIASELGTQKESFIVRARVGLREIPKVKNWNVVRRMSLMENNIVHLVGSPECMELTTFLMGVGGYGRLSFTLKDISSEFFNYMPKLVVLDLSGNRSLSELPEGISNLVSLRYLNLSSTRIRCLPKKKVLQELKKLIHLDLEYTEKLESIAGISSLYNLKVLKLRESGLPWDLDTVKELETLEHLKILNATFNVSPTLEQFFSSLRLMSRTRFLQIFPEILSSPNRHLESTGISLLGSMDKLREFRVEFCRISEIKIGRISNFLSLVKVFIIGCESLRELTFLMFAPNLRNLSIRLSNDLEDIINKEKACEVEESGNVPFQKLHVLQLGNLPKLKNIYWTPLPFPCLENIIVWGCPNLKKLPLDSKSGKQGENGCIIRYKSPGWIEGVEWEDEATKLRFLSSSCLEKGRPTHKAGKARHTILKIF, from the exons ATGGGTCTCCCTTTCTCGACGCCCTCCTTTGATCCGTGCGTAAATGAAGTCTCTGAATGGCTAGAGACGAGTGTAAGATACATTCTAAATCTCGAGAAGAATCTTGTGGATCTAGAGAGAACCATGGAGGACCTCAAGGCTAAGCGGGATGATATGTCAAGACGGCTCACAATTGAGGAGGGTAGAGGTCTACAAAGGCTTGCCGAATTCGAGGTATGGCTTAATAGAGTTGTCATTGTCGAAAAAGAAGTCAGTGATATTCTTTATGATAGAGATGTTCAACTTCAAAGGATGTGTCTTTTTGGGTTTTGCTCTATGAGTTTACTGTCAAGCCACCGTTACGGGAAAAGTGTTTTCTTAACGTTGGGAAAAGTTGAGGAACTGAAAAATAAAGAGTTTGACGTGATCGCTGCGCAAGCTCAAACGCCTGCGGTGGAGGAACAACCTCTTGAACCGATAATTGTTGGTCAAGAAACAATGCTCGACAAGGCATGGAAACATCTCATGGAAGATAGAGTTGCTGTTATGGGTATGTACGGTATGGGTGGTGTAGGGAAGACAACTCTTCTCAAACAGATCAACAATAAACTCAGTAACGATATACGGGGATTTGACTACGTTATTTGGGTTGTGGTGTCTAAAGACTCACAGATGGAGAAGATTCAAGAGGAAATCGCTAAGAATGTTGGTCTTAATGGAGAGGAATGGAAACAAATGGATAAAAGTGAAAAGACTAATCGTTTATTCAATTTCTTAAGGAAAAagagttttgtgttgtttttagATGACATATGGGAGAAGGTGGATTTAGCTGAGATCGGAGTTCCGGATCCAAGAACACAGAAAGGATGTAAATTGGCATTTACCACTCGTTCACAGGATGTATGTGCTCGGATGGGGGTTGGAAAACCAATGGAAGTCCAATGCTTGGCAGACAATGAAGCATTTGATTTGTTCCAGAAGAAGGTTGGGCAAACAACACTTGGAAGCGATCCGGGAATCCCCGAACTTGCAAGAGAAGTTGCTAAAAAATGTTGTGGCTTACCATTGGCTCTCAAAATCATAGGCGAGACCATGTCATCCAAGACGAAGGTACAAGAATGGCGTCATGCGATACATGTTTTGAATTCATACGCTGCAGAGTTTTTTGGCATGGACGATAAGATCCTTCCGCTTTTGAAGTATAGCTATGATAGTCTTAAGGGGGAGCAGGTAAAGTCGTGTTTGCTGTATTGTGCTTTATATCcagaagatgatgaaattgtGAAAGATGAATTGATAGAGCAATTGATATGCGAGAATATCATAGATGGAAGTGAAGGTATAGAGAGGGCCGAGGACAAGGGTTATGAGATTATTGGTAGTCTTGCCCGCGCATCATTGTTGATGGAGTGGGATGATCACCTTGGACGAGGTGTTGTGCGTATGCATGACGTTGTTCGTGAAATGGCCCTATGGATTGCTTCTGAATTGGGAACACAAAAAGAGTCCTTCATTGTGCGTGCACGTGTTGGGTTACGTGAGATTCCAAAGGTGAAGAATTGGAACGTTGTGCGAAGGATGTCGTTAATGGAGAATAATATTGTTCATCTCGTTGGGAGTCCTGAATGTATGGAACTCACAACTTTCCTCATGGGAGTGGGAGGATATGGACGTTTGTCGTTTACATTGAAAGATATCTCGAGTGAATTCTTCAATTACATGCCAAAGTTAGTTGTTTTGGATTTATCGGGTAATCGCAGTCTCTCTGAATTGCCGGAAGGAATATCAAATCTAGTTTCCTTGCGTTATCTCAACTTGAGTTCAACTAGGATACGCTGTTTGCCAAAGAAGAAGGTACTACAAGAGTTGAAAAAACTAATTCACTTGGATTTGGAGTATACAGAGAAGCTTGAAAGTATTGCTGGGATATCAAGTCTGTATAATCTGAAAGTTTTGAAATTACGTGAATCTGGATTGCCATGGGATCTCGACACAGTGAAGGAGTTGGAAACTTTGGAacatttaaagattttaaatgcaACTTTCAATGTTTCTCCAACTCTGGAGCAATTTTTTAGCTCTCTTAGGCTGATGAGTCGTACACGATTTCTACAGATCTTTCCCGAAATTTTATCATCACCAAATAGACATCTTGAATCAACTGGAATATCACTTTTAGGATCTATGGACAAGCTTCGGGAATTCAGAGTTGAGTTTTGTCGTATCTCTGAGATAAAGATCGGAAGGATATCTAACTTCTTGAGCCTCGTCAAAGTTTTTATAATAGGTTGTGAAAGCTTGAGGGAATTGACGTTTCTAATGTTCGCTCCAAATCTTAGAAATCTTAGTATTCGTCTTTCAAACGACCTAGaagatataataaacaaagagaaagcttGTGAAGTTGAAGAATCAGGGAATGTTCCTTTCCAAAAGCTGCATGTTCTTCAATTGGGAAATCTACCAAAGCTGAAGAATATATATTGGACTCCTCTACCCTTTCCATGTCTAGAAAATATCATAGTATGGGGATGTCCAAATCTGAAAAAGCTTCCACTCGATTCCAAAAGTGGCAAGCAGGGTGAAAATGGATGCATCATACGTTACAAATCTCCAGGATGGATTGAAGGTGTGGAATGGGAAGACGAAGCTACAAAACTCCGATTCTTATCTTCTTCATGCTTAGAAAAG GGCCGGCCCACCCATAAAGCAGGCAAAGCACGCCACaccatattaaaaatattttag
- the LOC104716050 gene encoding uncharacterized protein LOC104716050 produces SPRVTVGAYTIPHPSLESVNIWVQTTGDPAKEVFKDACQELMQMNRHVRSVFDKAVTEYKAEQERKEKKAAEERKRQMELFGSMDIETN; encoded by the exons AGTCCAAGAGTAACCGTGGGTGCGTACACCATCCCGCATCCTTCTCTTGAAAGCGTCAATATATGGGTCCAGACTACAG GCGATCCAGCGAAGGAAGTTTTCAAAGATGCATGTCAAGAACTCATGCAAATGAACAGACATGTGAGAAGCGTTTTTGACAAGGCTGTTACTGAGTATAAGGCTGAACAAGAGCGTAAGGAGAAGAAGGCTGCAGAAGAGCGTAAGAGGCAGATGGAACTATTTGGGTCCATGGACATTGAAACCAactga